In the Bradyrhizobium guangzhouense genome, one interval contains:
- a CDS encoding alpha/beta hydrolase family protein: MLSRWKLALLGLVLIVVGGLIAHLTQTSGGIRIQDVRFKGAKGNTMSALLYIPANATAQTPAPGILAVHGYINSRETQDGFAIEFARRGYVVLALDQTGHGYSDPPAFANGFGGPDGLAYLRSLDIVDKANIGLEGHSMGGWTVLAAAAAMPDGYKSMVLEGSSTGKPFAADGTTSWPRNVALVFAQYEEFSTLMWGVERARDVTKSPKLWAMFGTQGPVEPGKVYGDPAAGTARVLYTPAITHPAEHISHEAIGYSLEWFAKTLQGGTPRPADDQIWFSKELGTLIALVGFVVLLIGTFDGLLEAPMFSRLRLPAVADGTMPPHHATTGRRWTTAFILSAFIPALTYYPAFALGGTFVTPSAFLPQGITNQILVWAIINGLITLALMGFAPKRKSRAGLVGQSLVIAVVSVAVGYAALWLADLAFKIDFRFWIVALKLMNVKQVLIFLIYLIPFTAFFVVALDVLHRNFSTMEAPRLALYLTNILALTLGFIVLLVLQYGTLWLTGKLFNPLPDPGFVPLSTIVAIQFVPLLAIVAVIATFTWRRTGSSLPGALISGLFVTWYIVAGTATQAAF, translated from the coding sequence ATGCTGAGCCGATGGAAATTGGCGCTTCTGGGACTGGTCCTGATCGTGGTGGGCGGCCTGATCGCCCATCTGACGCAGACCTCAGGCGGCATCCGGATCCAGGATGTCAGGTTCAAGGGCGCCAAGGGCAACACCATGAGTGCCCTGCTCTACATCCCCGCGAATGCCACCGCGCAGACCCCGGCGCCGGGCATCCTCGCCGTTCACGGCTACATCAATTCGCGCGAGACCCAGGACGGCTTCGCCATCGAGTTCGCCCGTCGCGGCTATGTCGTGCTGGCGCTCGACCAGACCGGCCATGGCTATAGCGACCCGCCCGCCTTCGCCAACGGCTTTGGCGGCCCCGACGGCCTCGCTTATCTGCGCAGCCTCGACATCGTCGACAAGGCCAATATCGGCCTCGAGGGTCACTCGATGGGCGGCTGGACGGTGCTGGCCGCAGCCGCTGCGATGCCTGACGGCTACAAGTCGATGGTGCTGGAGGGCTCCTCGACCGGCAAGCCGTTCGCGGCCGATGGCACAACGAGCTGGCCGCGCAATGTAGCGTTGGTGTTCGCCCAGTACGAGGAATTCTCGACCCTGATGTGGGGCGTCGAGCGCGCCCGCGACGTGACGAAGAGCCCCAAGCTGTGGGCGATGTTCGGCACGCAAGGCCCGGTCGAGCCGGGCAAGGTCTATGGCGATCCGGCGGCCGGCACGGCGCGGGTGCTGTACACGCCGGCGATCACGCACCCGGCCGAGCACATCTCGCATGAGGCGATCGGCTACAGCCTCGAGTGGTTCGCCAAGACGTTGCAAGGCGGTACGCCTCGGCCGGCCGACGACCAGATCTGGTTCAGCAAGGAGCTCGGCACGCTGATCGCACTGGTCGGTTTCGTCGTGCTGTTGATCGGTACCTTCGACGGCCTGCTGGAGGCGCCGATGTTCTCCCGCCTGCGCCTGCCGGCTGTCGCCGACGGCACCATGCCGCCGCATCACGCCACAACGGGCCGGCGCTGGACCACGGCCTTCATTCTCTCGGCCTTCATCCCGGCGCTGACCTACTATCCGGCCTTTGCGCTGGGCGGCACCTTCGTGACGCCGTCAGCGTTCCTGCCGCAGGGCATCACCAACCAGATCCTGGTCTGGGCCATCATCAACGGCCTGATCACGCTGGCGCTGATGGGCTTTGCCCCGAAGCGCAAAAGCCGCGCCGGGCTGGTCGGCCAGTCGCTCGTGATCGCGGTTGTCTCGGTCGCGGTCGGATACGCCGCGCTGTGGCTCGCCGACCTCGCCTTCAAGATCGACTTCCGCTTCTGGATCGTCGCGCTGAAGCTGATGAACGTGAAGCAGGTTCTGATCTTCCTGATCTATTTGATTCCGTTCACGGCGTTTTTCGTGGTGGCGCTGGACGTGCTGCACCGGAATTTCTCGACGATGGAGGCGCCGCGGCTCGCGCTTTACCTGACCAACATCCTGGCGCTGACGTTGGGCTTCATCGTGCTGCTGGTCCTGCAATACGGCACGCTCTGGCTGACCGGAAAGCTGTTCAACCCGCTGCCCGATCCCGGCTTCGTGCCGCTCTCGACCATCGTCGCCATCCAGTTCGTACCGCTGCTCGCCATCGTCGCCGTGATCGCGACCTTCACCTGGCGACGGACCGGATCGAGCCTGCCGGGCGCCCTGATCTCGGGCCTGTTCGTCACCTGGTACATCGTAGCCGGCACGGCGACCCAGGCCGCCTTTTAG
- a CDS encoding GNAT family N-acetyltransferase — protein sequence MTDPHDSLPSFQRALRDGELIVQKGALDRELIVHLDHPAPGVNRMTYAKLDGKKVVGLVQMVPAQLLNGLPCFQAGVAVAREYRRKGHAKRLVAAAIAELKQGLARDAKIKSFYVEAIVSVENEPSKRLAAATISKEPTAVTDELSGQPALQYVLKV from the coding sequence ATGACTGACCCGCACGACTCTCTACCGTCATTTCAGCGGGCGCTGCGCGACGGAGAATTAATCGTGCAAAAAGGTGCATTGGATCGGGAGCTCATCGTCCATCTCGACCACCCCGCGCCTGGCGTAAATCGTATGACCTATGCAAAGCTGGACGGGAAGAAAGTGGTGGGCTTGGTTCAAATGGTCCCCGCCCAGCTTTTGAACGGGCTACCTTGTTTTCAGGCTGGCGTGGCTGTCGCAAGGGAGTACCGCCGCAAGGGCCACGCCAAACGCCTTGTCGCGGCCGCGATAGCCGAATTGAAGCAAGGATTAGCGCGAGACGCAAAAATCAAATCGTTTTATGTTGAGGCCATCGTCAGCGTAGAGAATGAGCCATCGAAGCGTCTCGCGGCCGCAACGATATCTAAAGAGCCAACCGCGGTAACGGACGAACTTTCGGGGCAGCCGGCTCTGCAATACGTCTTGAAGGTATGA
- the purL gene encoding phosphoribosylformylglycinamidine synthase subunit PurL: MTNEPKITPELVAAHGLKPDEYERILKLIGREPTFTELGIFSAMWNEHCSYKSSRIHLRGLPTKAPWVIQGPGENAGVIDIGDGQAVVFKMESHNHPSYIEPYQGATTGVGGILRDVFTMGARPIACLNALSFGAPEHARTRHLVSGVVAGVGGYGNSFGVPTVGGQVRFHTRYDGNILVNAMAVGLADADKIFYAAASGVNMPIVYLGSKTGRDGIHGASMASAEFDDKSEEKRPTVQVGDPFAEKLLLEACLEIMEKGCVIAIQDMGAAGLTCSAVEMGAKGDLGVDLDLDAVPTREIGMSAYEMMLSESQERMLMVLKPEKEKEAEAIFRKWGLDFAVVGYTTPSKRFVVKHGGDVMADLPIKELGDEAPLYDRPHVPSAALPVVHAREVPAPMGVGAALEKLIGTPDMCSKRWVWEQYDHVILGNTMQRPGGDAAVVRVQDGPKGLALTVDVTPRYCEADPFEGGKQAVAEAWRNITAVGGKPLAITDNLNFGNPERPEIMGQFVGCLKGISEACRTLDFPVVSGNVSLYNETNGRAILPTPSIGGVGLLDDFTKSASLAFKAEGEAILLIGETHGWLGQSVYLRDICGREEGAPPPVDLAAEKRNGDCVRGMIHAGTATAVHDLSDGGLLIALAEMAMASGIGAKLLAAPTSLVSQAYWFGEDQARYLVTVPETEAGRVLAKMRGCEVPCVRIGTTGGDAIAIAGEAPVTIDALRTSFERWLPEYMGGKAA; encoded by the coding sequence ATGACGAACGAACCCAAGATCACCCCCGAACTGGTTGCCGCCCACGGGCTCAAGCCCGACGAGTATGAGCGCATCCTGAAACTGATCGGGCGGGAGCCGACCTTCACCGAGCTCGGCATCTTCTCGGCGATGTGGAACGAGCACTGCTCGTACAAATCCTCGCGGATCCATTTGCGCGGCCTGCCGACCAAGGCGCCCTGGGTGATCCAGGGTCCCGGCGAGAATGCCGGCGTGATCGACATCGGCGACGGCCAGGCCGTGGTCTTCAAGATGGAGAGCCACAACCACCCGAGCTACATCGAGCCGTACCAGGGCGCGACCACCGGCGTCGGCGGCATCTTGCGCGACGTCTTCACCATGGGCGCGCGCCCGATCGCCTGCCTCAATGCGCTGAGCTTCGGTGCGCCCGAGCATGCCAGAACCCGGCATCTCGTCTCCGGTGTCGTCGCCGGTGTCGGCGGTTACGGCAATTCCTTCGGCGTGCCGACGGTCGGCGGCCAGGTGCGCTTCCACACCCGCTATGACGGCAACATCCTCGTCAACGCGATGGCGGTGGGTCTCGCCGATGCCGACAAGATCTTCTACGCGGCGGCCTCCGGCGTGAACATGCCGATCGTCTATCTGGGCTCCAAGACCGGCCGCGATGGCATCCACGGCGCCTCGATGGCCTCGGCCGAGTTCGACGACAAGTCCGAGGAGAAGCGCCCGACGGTGCAGGTCGGCGATCCCTTCGCCGAGAAGCTGCTGCTCGAGGCCTGCCTCGAGATCATGGAGAAGGGCTGCGTCATCGCCATCCAGGACATGGGCGCGGCGGGGCTGACCTGTTCGGCGGTCGAGATGGGCGCCAAGGGCGACCTCGGCGTCGACCTCGATCTCGACGCGGTGCCGACCCGCGAGATCGGCATGAGCGCCTACGAGATGATGCTCTCGGAAAGCCAGGAGCGCATGCTCATGGTGCTCAAGCCCGAGAAGGAAAAGGAAGCCGAGGCGATCTTCAGGAAGTGGGGCCTCGACTTCGCGGTGGTCGGCTACACCACGCCGAGCAAGCGCTTCGTGGTCAAGCATGGCGGCGACGTCATGGCCGACCTGCCGATCAAGGAGCTCGGCGACGAGGCGCCGCTCTATGACCGCCCGCACGTGCCCTCCGCCGCGCTGCCGGTCGTGCATGCGCGCGAGGTGCCGGCCCCGATGGGAGTTGGCGCCGCGCTGGAGAAGCTGATCGGCACGCCCGACATGTGCTCAAAGCGCTGGGTCTGGGAGCAGTACGACCATGTCATCCTCGGCAACACCATGCAGCGTCCCGGCGGCGATGCCGCGGTCGTGCGCGTGCAGGATGGGCCGAAGGGCCTGGCGCTGACCGTCGACGTCACGCCGCGCTATTGCGAGGCCGATCCATTCGAGGGCGGCAAGCAGGCGGTGGCGGAAGCCTGGCGCAACATCACCGCCGTCGGCGGCAAGCCGCTTGCGATCACCGACAATCTCAATTTCGGCAACCCTGAACGGCCCGAGATCATGGGCCAGTTCGTCGGCTGCCTGAAGGGCATCTCGGAAGCCTGCCGCACGCTCGACTTCCCGGTCGTCTCCGGCAACGTCTCGCTCTACAACGAGACCAACGGTCGCGCGATCCTGCCGACGCCATCGATCGGCGGTGTCGGCCTGCTCGACGATTTCACCAAATCGGCCTCGCTCGCCTTCAAGGCCGAAGGCGAGGCCATCCTCCTGATCGGCGAGACCCATGGCTGGCTCGGCCAGTCGGTTTACCTGCGCGACATCTGCGGTCGCGAAGAGGGGGCGCCGCCGCCGGTCGATCTCGCCGCCGAGAAGCGCAACGGTGACTGCGTGCGCGGCATGATCCATGCGGGCACGGCGACCGCGGTGCACGATCTCTCCGACGGTGGCCTCTTGATCGCGCTCGCCGAAATGGCGATGGCAAGCGGCATCGGCGCGAAGCTCTTGGCGGCCCCGACGTCGCTGGTCTCGCAGGCCTATTGGTTCGGCGAGGACCAGGCGCGCTACCTCGTCACCGTGCCGGAAACCGAAGCCGGCCGCGTGCTCGCCAAGATGCGCGGCTGCGAGGTGCCCTGCGTGCGCATCGGCACCACCGGCGGCGATGCGATCGCGATCGCAGGAGAGGCGCCTGTCACGATCGATGCGCTGCGGACGTCATTCGAGCGCTGGCTGCCGGAGTACATGGGCGGCAAGGCGGCGTAA
- a CDS encoding TrmJ/YjtD family RNA methyltransferase, with translation MSGTDKTKAGHAIDGPIVILVEPQLGENIGMAARAMGNFALSALRIVNPRDGWPNIAAQRAAAGADHILQKVELFDTVEQAVADLDLLFATTARPHDQAKPVVGPEAAASEIAGHIVAGGRCGILFGRERWGLTNEEVGLSNRIITFPVNPGFASLNLAQAVLLVGYEWFKQATAGALPHGMPERSERASQHQMQAFFDNLVRELDRVEFLRPAEKRDTMLVNLRNIFSRMEPTKQDMHTLHGVVMAIAEGRKGPAKGGVLDGEQATRLRALLAEHGQAGGAPDSGSTVRGLARLLRRNPTDAERLLWQALTRDRRFAGQFKRQTPVGRHIPDFVSFPHRIAIELVNPGEGEPIAADRALRRAWLEARDYRVLEIRAADVERDLEAELVRLQGMVEQSA, from the coding sequence ATGTCCGGCACCGACAAGACCAAGGCAGGGCACGCCATCGACGGTCCCATCGTGATCCTGGTCGAGCCGCAGCTCGGGGAGAACATCGGCATGGCCGCGCGCGCGATGGGCAACTTTGCCCTGAGTGCCCTGCGCATCGTCAACCCCCGCGACGGCTGGCCGAACATTGCCGCACAGCGGGCCGCCGCCGGCGCCGACCACATTCTGCAGAAGGTCGAACTGTTCGACACGGTGGAGCAGGCGGTCGCCGACCTCGATTTGCTGTTCGCCACCACCGCGCGCCCTCACGACCAGGCCAAGCCGGTGGTCGGGCCGGAAGCCGCAGCCAGCGAGATCGCCGGGCATATTGTGGCCGGCGGCAGGTGCGGCATCCTGTTCGGCCGCGAGCGCTGGGGCCTCACCAATGAGGAGGTCGGGCTCTCCAACCGCATCATCACCTTCCCGGTCAATCCGGGCTTCGCCTCGCTCAACCTCGCCCAGGCCGTGCTGCTGGTCGGTTATGAGTGGTTCAAGCAGGCGACGGCAGGCGCGCTGCCGCACGGCATGCCGGAACGTTCCGAGCGCGCCTCGCAGCACCAGATGCAGGCCTTCTTCGACAATCTCGTGCGCGAGCTCGACCGCGTCGAATTCCTGCGCCCGGCCGAAAAGCGCGACACCATGCTCGTCAACCTGCGCAACATCTTCAGCCGGATGGAGCCGACCAAGCAGGACATGCACACCCTCCATGGGGTGGTGATGGCGATCGCGGAGGGACGCAAGGGCCCGGCCAAGGGCGGCGTACTCGATGGCGAGCAAGCCACCCGCCTGCGCGCGCTGCTCGCCGAGCATGGGCAGGCCGGCGGCGCACCCGATAGCGGCTCGACCGTGCGCGGCCTCGCGCGCTTGCTCCGCCGCAACCCGACGGATGCCGAACGCCTGCTCTGGCAGGCGCTGACGCGCGACCGCCGCTTCGCAGGCCAGTTCAAGCGCCAGACGCCGGTCGGCCGCCACATTCCGGACTTCGTCTCGTTCCCGCATCGGATCGCGATCGAGCTGGTGAACCCGGGCGAGGGTGAGCCGATTGCCGCCGACCGCGCGTTGCGGCGCGCGTGGTTGGAGGCGCGGGATTATCGCGTGCTGGAGATTCGGGCTGCGGATGTGGAGCGGGATCTCGAGGCGGAGCTGGTGCGGCTGCAGGGGATGGTGGAGCAGAGTGCGTAA
- the purB gene encoding adenylosuccinate lyase: MGGMSQDHISNVLAQRYASPAMRAIWSGEGKVRLERDYWIAVLKAQRDLGIPVPDGVIEAYERVKDQVDLASIMRRERITRHDVKARIEEFCDLAGHEHLHKGMTSRDLTENVEQLQVYRGLQLVETKSIAALIRFARHAKQFRDMPFTARTHNVAAQVTTLGKRIAMFGEEMLVSHQSLVSVLDSYPARGLKGAVGTRLDQITLFNGDAGKARALEQRILVHLGLPRSFDAVGQVYPRSLDFRAVSVLTELASGPGNFAKTLRLMAGHELASEGFAKGQVGSSAMPHKMNSRSCERINGLHVVLKGYLAMAAGLAGDQWNEGDVSCSVVRRVMLPDAFLAMDGLLETLLSVLDQMEIFDAVVATELNRYLPFLLTTTVMMEAVKKGAGREGAHEAIKEHAVAAIRDLRTGKIVQNDLLKRLAADQRLGLSEAELAQVLDHGRANSGDAGAQVDYFAEQVDALAKAKPEAAKYTPGAIL, from the coding sequence ATGGGCGGCATGTCACAGGATCACATCTCCAACGTCCTTGCCCAACGCTATGCCTCGCCCGCGATGCGCGCCATCTGGAGCGGCGAAGGCAAGGTTCGCCTCGAACGCGACTATTGGATCGCCGTGCTGAAGGCGCAGCGCGATCTCGGTATCCCGGTGCCCGATGGCGTGATCGAGGCTTACGAGCGCGTGAAGGACCAGGTCGACCTCGCCTCCATCATGCGGCGCGAGCGCATCACCCGCCACGACGTCAAGGCTAGAATCGAGGAGTTCTGCGATCTCGCCGGTCACGAGCACCTGCACAAGGGCATGACCAGCCGCGACCTCACCGAGAACGTGGAGCAGCTGCAGGTCTATCGCGGTCTCCAGCTGGTCGAGACCAAGAGCATCGCCGCGCTGATTCGCTTTGCCAGGCACGCCAAGCAATTCCGCGACATGCCGTTCACGGCGCGCACGCACAACGTCGCCGCGCAGGTCACCACGCTCGGCAAGCGCATCGCCATGTTCGGCGAGGAGATGCTGGTGTCGCATCAGAGCCTCGTCAGCGTGCTCGACAGCTATCCCGCGCGCGGTCTGAAGGGCGCGGTCGGCACGCGGCTCGACCAGATCACCCTGTTCAACGGCGATGCCGGCAAGGCGCGCGCACTCGAGCAGCGCATCCTCGTCCATCTCGGCCTGCCCAGGAGCTTCGATGCGGTCGGCCAGGTCTATCCGCGCAGCCTCGACTTCCGCGCCGTCAGCGTGCTGACCGAGCTTGCCAGCGGTCCCGGCAATTTCGCCAAGACGCTGCGGCTGATGGCGGGCCATGAGCTTGCCAGCGAAGGCTTTGCCAAGGGCCAGGTCGGCTCCTCCGCGATGCCGCACAAGATGAACAGCCGCTCCTGCGAGCGCATCAACGGCCTGCATGTCGTCTTGAAGGGCTATCTCGCGATGGCCGCCGGGCTTGCCGGCGATCAGTGGAACGAAGGCGACGTCTCCTGCTCCGTGGTCCGCCGCGTCATGCTGCCCGATGCCTTCCTCGCCATGGACGGCCTGCTCGAGACCCTGCTCTCGGTGCTCGACCAGATGGAAATATTCGACGCGGTCGTCGCGACCGAGCTGAATCGGTACCTGCCCTTCCTGCTCACCACCACTGTCATGATGGAAGCAGTGAAGAAGGGCGCGGGCCGCGAAGGCGCGCATGAGGCGATCAAGGAGCACGCCGTCGCTGCCATCAGAGACCTGCGCACCGGCAAGATCGTGCAGAACGATTTGCTCAAGCGCCTCGCCGCCGACCAGCGCCTCGGCCTCAGTGAAGCCGAGCTCGCCCAAGTGCTCGATCACGGCCGCGCCAATTCCGGCGATGCCGGCGCTCAGGTCGACTATTTTGCTGAGCAGGTGGACGCGCTGGCCAAGGCAAAGCCCGAGGCTGCCAAGTACACGCCCGGCGCGATCCTCTGA
- the purS gene encoding phosphoribosylformylglycinamidine synthase subunit PurS, translated as MKARVTVTLKTGILDPQGKAIEGALKSLGVDGVASVRQGKVFDIELAGADKAKAEAALKDAADKLLANTVIENYAIEMKA; from the coding sequence GTGAAGGCACGTGTTACCGTTACCCTGAAGACCGGCATCCTCGATCCGCAGGGCAAGGCCATCGAAGGCGCGCTGAAGTCGCTCGGCGTGGACGGCGTCGCCAGCGTCCGCCAGGGCAAGGTGTTCGACATCGAGCTCGCCGGCGCCGACAAGGCCAAGGCCGAAGCCGCGCTGAAGGACGCCGCCGACAAGCTGCTCGCCAACACCGTGATCGAGAACTACGCGATCGAGATGAAGGCATAG
- the purC gene encoding phosphoribosylaminoimidazolesuccinocarboxamide synthase, which produces MSRRRRIYEGKAKVLYEGPEPGTLIQHFKDDATAFNAKKHQVIEGKGVLNNRISEYLFQHLNDIGVPTHFIRRLNMREQLIREVEIVPLEVVVRNVAAGSLSQRLGIEEGTQLPRSIIEFYYKNDQLNDPMVSEEHITAFGWATPQEIDDIMALAIRVNDFLTGLFLGIGIRLVDFKMECGRLFENEMMRIIVADEISPDSCRLWDIKSNEKLDKDRFRRDLGGLLEAYTEVAKRLGILMENERPQGTGPVLVKS; this is translated from the coding sequence ATGAGCCGTCGGCGTCGCATTTATGAAGGCAAGGCAAAGGTTCTGTATGAAGGCCCGGAGCCCGGTACCCTGATCCAGCACTTCAAGGACGACGCCACCGCGTTCAATGCCAAAAAGCATCAGGTGATCGAGGGCAAGGGTGTCCTCAACAACCGGATCTCGGAGTACCTGTTTCAGCACCTCAACGACATCGGGGTGCCGACCCATTTCATCCGCCGTCTCAACATGCGCGAGCAGTTGATTCGCGAGGTCGAGATCGTGCCGCTCGAGGTGGTGGTGCGGAACGTCGCCGCCGGCTCGCTGTCGCAGCGCCTCGGCATCGAGGAGGGCACCCAGCTGCCCCGTTCGATCATCGAGTTCTATTACAAGAACGACCAGCTCAACGACCCCATGGTGTCGGAAGAGCACATCACCGCGTTCGGCTGGGCCACGCCCCAGGAGATCGACGACATCATGGCGCTCGCCATCCGCGTCAACGATTTCCTCACCGGCCTCTTCCTCGGCATCGGCATCCGCCTCGTCGACTTCAAGATGGAGTGCGGCCGCCTGTTCGAGAACGAGATGATGCGCATCATCGTCGCCGACGAGATCTCGCCGGACAGCTGCCGTCTCTGGGATATCAAGTCGAACGAGAAGCTCGACAAGGATCGTTTCCGCAGGGATCTCGGCGGCCTGCTCGAGGCCTATACCGAAGTCGCAAAGCGCCTCGGCATCCTCATGGAGAACGAGCGCCCGCAGGGCACGGGTCCCGTGCTGGTGAAGAGCTGA
- the purQ gene encoding phosphoribosylformylglycinamidine synthase subunit PurQ produces MKAAILVFPGINRERDMARALKLISGHEPAMVWHAETSLPAGTDLVVVPGGFSYGDYLRCGAIAARAPVMDAVRGYAAKGGLVLGVCNGFQILCESGLLPGVLMRNARLKFICKDVHLRVERSDTPFTRGYNAGQVIRVPVAHGEGNYEADEETIKRLEGEGRVLYRYCSAEGVVDEANNINGAAHSIAGIVNDGGNVLGMMPHPENHVEDIMGCTDGRGLFAGLTAHLEKAA; encoded by the coding sequence ATGAAAGCTGCCATCCTCGTTTTCCCTGGAATTAATCGCGAGCGCGATATGGCGCGCGCGCTGAAGCTCATCTCGGGCCATGAGCCGGCGATGGTGTGGCATGCCGAGACCTCGCTGCCTGCTGGCACCGACCTCGTGGTCGTGCCCGGCGGTTTCTCGTATGGCGATTATTTGCGCTGTGGCGCGATCGCGGCGCGGGCGCCTGTAATGGATGCGGTGCGCGGCTATGCGGCCAAGGGCGGCCTCGTGCTCGGCGTCTGCAACGGTTTTCAGATCCTCTGCGAGTCGGGTCTGCTGCCGGGCGTGCTGATGCGCAATGCGCGGCTGAAATTCATCTGCAAGGACGTGCATCTGCGCGTCGAGCGTTCCGATACCCCGTTCACCCGCGGCTACAATGCCGGCCAGGTGATCCGCGTGCCGGTGGCCCATGGCGAGGGCAATTACGAGGCGGATGAAGAGACCATCAAGCGGCTCGAGGGCGAGGGGCGTGTGCTCTATCGCTATTGCTCGGCCGAGGGTGTGGTCGACGAGGCCAACAACATCAACGGCGCGGCGCATTCCATCGCCGGCATCGTCAACGATGGGGGCAACGTGCTCGGCATGATGCCGCACCCGGAAAACCACGTCGAAGACATCATGGGCTGCACCGATGGCCGCGGCCTGTTTGCAGGCCTCACCGCGCATCTGGAAAAGGCCGCCTGA
- the cynS gene encoding cyanase — protein sequence MKREDLTEKLLDIKREKGWSWKYICEKIGGYSEVLITGAILGQMKLTKPQAANAAELFGLSKAETSMLNETPMRGMPMPPTDPLIYRFYELVMVNGPAWKALIEEEYGDGIMSAIDFDMVMERLPNPKGDRVKITMSGKFLPYKYYGASGNVPEYGFKEG from the coding sequence ATGAAACGCGAAGACCTCACCGAGAAGCTGCTCGACATCAAGCGCGAGAAGGGCTGGAGCTGGAAATACATCTGCGAAAAAATCGGCGGTTATTCCGAGGTGCTGATAACAGGCGCGATCCTCGGCCAGATGAAGCTGACGAAGCCGCAGGCTGCCAATGCCGCCGAGCTGTTCGGCCTGTCGAAGGCCGAGACGTCGATGCTGAACGAGACACCGATGCGCGGCATGCCGATGCCGCCGACCGACCCCCTGATCTATCGTTTCTATGAGCTGGTGATGGTCAACGGTCCGGCCTGGAAGGCGTTGATCGAAGAGGAATATGGCGATGGCATCATGTCGGCGATCGACTTCGACATGGTGATGGAACGCTTGCCGAATCCGAAGGGCGATCGCGTCAAGATCACGATGTCAGGCAAATTCCTGCCGTACAAATATTACGGCGCCAGCGGCAACGTGCCGGAGTACGGCTTCAAGGAAGGCTGA
- a CDS encoding PaaI family thioesterase: MHELTKVPAPRRPDLHVATEGEFSGWRTWIRDSFESHIGPFWHKVEDDGSVRCAFRVEKKHLNGSGNVHGGCFMAFADYCLFAIATHELDSPAVTTNFACDFLDAAREGELVECTGDVSRAGGSLIFLRGKLASAGRPLFTFSGTIKRVKRKPLSQPNA, translated from the coding sequence TTGCACGAATTGACCAAAGTCCCCGCTCCCCGCCGGCCCGACCTGCATGTCGCCACCGAGGGCGAATTCAGCGGTTGGCGGACCTGGATTCGCGACAGTTTTGAGAGCCATATCGGCCCGTTCTGGCACAAGGTCGAGGACGACGGCAGCGTCCGCTGCGCCTTCCGGGTCGAGAAGAAGCACCTCAACGGCTCCGGGAACGTCCATGGCGGCTGCTTCATGGCCTTCGCCGATTATTGCCTGTTCGCAATCGCCACCCACGAGCTGGACAGCCCGGCCGTGACCACCAATTTCGCCTGCGATTTCCTCGATGCGGCCCGCGAGGGCGAGCTGGTCGAATGCACCGGCGACGTCTCCCGCGCCGGCGGCTCGCTGATCTTCCTGCGGGGCAAGCTGGCATCTGCCGGCCGCCCGCTGTTCACCTTCTCCGGGACGATCAAGCGGGTGAAGCGAAAGCCGCTCTCTCAGCCGAACGCATAG
- a CDS encoding DUF1476 domain-containing protein — translation MSEFNKREEGFEKKFALDEEQKFKAVARRNRLLGLWAAEKLGITGEAAAAYAKEVVAADFEEAGDGDVLRKVMADFAARNVALTEQAIRAKMSELIAVAAAEVKAGT, via the coding sequence ATGAGCGAATTCAACAAGCGCGAAGAAGGCTTTGAGAAGAAGTTTGCCCTCGACGAGGAGCAAAAATTCAAGGCGGTGGCCCGCCGTAACCGGCTGCTGGGTCTGTGGGCGGCCGAAAAGCTCGGAATCACGGGCGAAGCCGCCGCCGCCTATGCCAAGGAGGTGGTCGCCGCCGATTTCGAGGAGGCCGGCGATGGCGACGTCCTGCGCAAGGTCATGGCCGATTTCGCCGCCAGGAACGTGGCCCTCACCGAGCAGGCGATTCGGGCCAAGATGAGCGAGCTGATCGCGGTCGCGGCGGCCGAGGTGAAGGCCGGCACGTAA